From a single Candidatus Izimaplasma bacterium HR1 genomic region:
- the ppaX gene encoding Pyrophosphatase PpaX, which translates to MKKLDTILFDLDGTLINTNDVIIRSFRSTFDRHFPDVSITDEDIHTFIGPTLEQTFGNYTKDPFEIQDMINSYREFYVIYEVGNFEIYPDVVEVVKDLKVKGYNLGILTSKFKEAAWPSYTHYGLEKIFDSFTSLDEVEFPKPHRNSVDVALSNFDNPKGAIMIGDNQGDILAGKNAGIYSAGVAWSFKGALHLMEVEPDFMLRDMKDIYRVLRIIEGDE; encoded by the coding sequence ATGAAGAAATTAGACACAATATTATTTGATTTAGATGGAACATTAATTAATACAAATGACGTTATAATTAGAAGCTTTAGATCAACTTTTGATCGTCACTTTCCTGATGTTTCAATTACTGATGAGGACATTCACACATTTATTGGTCCTACCTTAGAGCAAACATTTGGGAATTACACTAAAGATCCTTTTGAAATCCAAGATATGATAAATTCTTATCGAGAATTTTATGTTATATACGAAGTTGGAAACTTTGAAATCTATCCTGATGTAGTCGAAGTAGTGAAAGACCTAAAAGTTAAAGGTTATAACCTAGGAATCCTTACATCAAAGTTTAAAGAAGCTGCTTGGCCTAGTTACACACATTACGGTTTAGAAAAAATCTTTGATTCTTTCACTTCATTAGATGAAGTTGAGTTTCCTAAACCACACAGAAATAGCGTAGACGTAGCTTTAAGTAACTTTGACAACCCTAAAGGTGCCATTATGATAGGAGACAACCAAGGGGATATTTTAGCTGGTAAAAACGCTGGTATATATAGTGCAGGTGTTGCCTGGAGTTTTAAAGGAGCACTTCATTTAATGGAAGTAGAACCTGACTTCATGTTAAGAGATATGAAAGACATTTATCGAGTTTTAAGAATTATTGAGGGAGATGAATAG
- a CDS encoding HIT-like protein, with protein sequence MDCIFCNIRAGKIPSYKVYEDDNVLAFLDITQGTKGHTLIIPKKHVKNVYELDEQTAMNIFKVVPRLAKAINKAFSPIGLNIISNNDQPLQSVFHFHIHLIPRYEDDGMELSTINNYGKFNSEYFNNLVNSIKKELEHSAI encoded by the coding sequence ATGGATTGCATTTTTTGTAATATAAGAGCTGGTAAAATCCCAAGCTATAAGGTTTATGAAGATGACAATGTTCTGGCGTTTCTTGATATTACTCAAGGTACAAAAGGTCATACTCTAATTATTCCTAAGAAACACGTTAAGAATGTTTATGAGTTAGACGAACAAACTGCTATGAACATATTTAAAGTTGTTCCTAGGCTTGCTAAGGCAATAAATAAAGCATTTAGTCCTATAGGTTTAAATATTATTAGCAATAATGATCAACCATTACAAAGTGTATTTCATTTTCACATTCATTTAATACCAAGATATGAAGATGATGGTATGGAATTGTCAACTATTAATAATTATGGTAAATTCAATAGTGAATATTTTAATAATTTAGTTAATTCTATAAAGAAAGAGCTTGAACATAGCGCCATATAA
- the malL_1 gene encoding Oligo-1,6-glucosidase, with translation MNVKWWKTAVVYQIYPRSFMDSDNDGVGDIRGILEKLPYLSNLGINVIWLSPVYKSPMKDNGYDISDYQDIDPIFGNLKDLEELIKLGKTYKIKILMDLVVNHTSDKHKWFQESRKTKNNPYRDYYIWRDEPSDMGSTFGGSAWTFDEATKQYYFHNFAKEQPDLNWENPKVREEIHSMINWWLDKGIGGFRLDVIDLIGKEIDKNIVSNGPNLHPFIQDMNRETFGNYNVMTVGETWGATPEIGELYSDPKRKELSMIFQFEHMTLDWDWLGKWIPKELNLKQLKEVLSKWQTGVKKGWNSLFWNNHDLPRIVSRWGNDKEYRVESAKMLAMTLHIMKGTPYIFQGEEIGMTNVKFDSLEDYNDVEIHGSYKDFVVNQKLITHDQFMNGVYAMGRDNARTPMQWNNQENAGFSDETPWLKVNPNYKNINVIAALKDTNSIFYTYKDLIEMRRKSDYSELISSGDFELLFKDSNEIFAYRRFNDFQEIVVISNFTDKELDFEYDYKGYDIVMENYQASSLKKLLPYESLILYKEKKL, from the coding sequence ATGAATGTAAAATGGTGGAAAACTGCAGTTGTTTATCAAATATATCCTAGAAGTTTTATGGATTCAGACAATGATGGTGTAGGGGATATCAGGGGGATCTTAGAAAAGTTGCCTTATTTATCAAATTTAGGGATTAATGTAATTTGGTTAAGTCCTGTTTACAAAAGCCCTATGAAAGATAATGGTTATGATATTTCTGATTATCAGGATATAGATCCTATTTTTGGTAACTTAAAAGACTTAGAAGAACTAATTAAACTTGGGAAAACATATAAAATCAAGATTCTTATGGATCTTGTTGTTAATCATACAAGTGACAAACATAAATGGTTTCAAGAAAGTAGGAAGACAAAAAATAATCCTTATAGAGATTATTATATATGGCGTGATGAACCAAGTGATATGGGGAGTACTTTTGGTGGAAGTGCTTGGACTTTTGATGAAGCAACAAAGCAGTATTATTTCCACAATTTTGCAAAAGAGCAACCGGATTTAAACTGGGAAAACCCTAAAGTACGTGAAGAAATTCACTCTATGATAAATTGGTGGTTAGATAAAGGTATTGGTGGTTTTAGATTAGATGTAATAGATTTAATTGGAAAAGAAATTGATAAGAACATTGTTAGTAACGGTCCTAATCTTCATCCTTTTATTCAGGATATGAATCGTGAAACATTTGGAAATTATAATGTTATGACAGTTGGAGAAACATGGGGTGCAACTCCAGAAATTGGAGAACTCTATAGTGATCCCAAAAGAAAAGAACTTAGTATGATTTTTCAATTTGAACATATGACATTAGATTGGGATTGGCTAGGTAAGTGGATTCCCAAAGAGCTCAATCTAAAGCAACTTAAAGAAGTTCTTTCTAAATGGCAAACAGGAGTTAAAAAAGGGTGGAATTCATTATTCTGGAATAATCATGACTTACCTAGAATAGTTTCAAGATGGGGTAACGATAAAGAATATAGAGTTGAGAGCGCTAAAATGTTAGCTATGACACTACATATAATGAAAGGAACTCCTTATATTTTTCAAGGTGAAGAGATAGGAATGACAAACGTGAAATTTGATTCTCTTGAAGATTATAATGATGTTGAAATACATGGTAGTTATAAAGATTTTGTTGTTAATCAAAAACTAATAACACATGATCAATTCATGAATGGAGTCTACGCAATGGGACGTGACAATGCACGTACACCTATGCAGTGGAACAACCAGGAAAACGCTGGATTTAGCGATGAAACTCCTTGGTTAAAAGTTAACCCAAACTATAAAAATATAAATGTTATTGCTGCTTTAAAAGATACTAATTCAATATTCTATACTTATAAAGATCTTATTGAAATGAGAAGAAAAAGTGATTATTCAGAATTGATATCTAGTGGTGATTTTGAACTTCTATTCAAAGATAGTAATGAAATATTTGCCTATAGACGATTTAATGACTTTCAAGAAATAGTTGTCATATCTAATTTTACTGATAAAGAATTAGACTTTGAGTATGATTATAAAGGTTACGATATAGTTATGGAAAACTATCAAGCTTCATCTTTAAAAAAATTACTACCTTATGAATCTTTAATACTATATAAAGAAAAAAAGCTATAA
- the pepA_1 gene encoding Cytosol aminopeptidase, producing the protein MIDIHEQKEFKLLEEKNDIVIVNNLENELVKQLDKALGGYLQKGLKEPFTTIHTLGKLTAKRVHIVNYDKLKKPCKRKNIYKEISKLKNDICVLIDTFECEDYKEIVKDLSEKILTNNYAFNKFKSDKKEENKNFYYYGETKIKDSVIKGYVLGQSINNCRDLVNTPYNKLNASDLAEYANKLEEIENVTVEIFDKKACEDMNMGSFLGVNKGSKDEPKLILIKYKGKEEWKKPTALVGKGVMYDTGGYSLKTPVSMPGMKVDMAGAAAVISAIGAIAKLKLKANVMSIVAATDNRIGDDAIVPDDILTSASGKTIEVISTDAEGRLTLADAVWFAQKQGAKKIIDIATLTGAMVMALGKEFTGAFTNDDKFFKEFNKAAHKTGEKVWEMPITKGYHDELKSKVADMKNKGGRMAGASQAAAFIENFIDKDTKWIHLDVAGTASNKNGGTGVMVKTFTELFE; encoded by the coding sequence ATGATTGACATTCATGAGCAAAAAGAATTTAAGTTGTTAGAAGAAAAGAATGATATAGTAATAGTTAATAATTTAGAAAATGAGTTAGTAAAACAATTGGATAAGGCATTAGGAGGTTATTTGCAAAAAGGCCTAAAAGAGCCATTTACCACTATTCATACACTTGGTAAATTAACTGCGAAAAGAGTTCACATAGTGAATTATGACAAGTTAAAAAAACCATGTAAGAGAAAGAATATATATAAAGAAATTTCAAAACTAAAGAATGATATTTGTGTATTAATTGATACATTTGAATGTGAAGATTATAAAGAAATTGTTAAGGATTTATCGGAAAAAATATTAACTAATAATTATGCATTCAATAAATTCAAGTCAGATAAAAAAGAAGAGAATAAAAACTTTTATTATTATGGTGAAACTAAGATTAAAGATAGTGTAATTAAAGGTTATGTATTAGGACAATCTATTAACAACTGTAGAGATTTAGTAAATACTCCTTATAACAAACTCAATGCAAGCGATTTAGCTGAGTATGCTAATAAACTTGAGGAAATTGAAAACGTAACTGTTGAAATTTTTGATAAAAAAGCTTGTGAAGATATGAATATGGGATCATTTCTTGGTGTAAATAAGGGATCAAAAGATGAACCAAAACTTATTCTTATTAAATATAAGGGAAAAGAAGAATGGAAGAAGCCTACTGCTTTAGTTGGTAAAGGTGTTATGTACGATACAGGAGGTTATTCTTTAAAAACCCCAGTGTCTATGCCTGGGATGAAAGTTGATATGGCTGGCGCTGCTGCAGTAATTAGTGCAATTGGAGCAATCGCCAAACTAAAATTAAAAGCTAATGTAATGAGTATTGTTGCTGCAACGGATAATCGTATTGGTGACGATGCAATTGTACCTGATGACATTTTAACTTCAGCAAGTGGAAAAACAATCGAAGTTATTTCAACTGATGCAGAGGGACGACTTACTTTGGCAGATGCAGTATGGTTCGCTCAAAAACAAGGTGCTAAAAAAATAATTGATATTGCCACTTTAACTGGAGCAATGGTAATGGCTTTAGGTAAAGAGTTTACAGGTGCATTTACTAATGATGATAAATTCTTTAAGGAATTTAATAAAGCTGCTCACAAAACAGGTGAAAAAGTATGGGAGATGCCTATAACTAAAGGATATCACGACGAGCTTAAAAGCAAAGTTGCAGACATGAAAAATAAAGGTGGAAGAATGGCTGGTGCTTCTCAAGCAGCAGCATTCATTGAGAATTTCATCGATAAAGACACTAAGTGGATTCACTTAGATGTTGCAGGTACTGCTTCGAATAAAAATGGTGGTACAGGTGTTATGGTTAAAACGTTTACAGAGTTATTCGAGTAA
- the serS gene encoding Serine--tRNA ligase: MLDIKKIRENTEFYIELLNRRGGDFSYLHDLVKKDSRRREIILEVEQVKAKRNELSKLIGNYKREKKDTKELFESITNTGKNIGDLEQELKRNEEEIHEGLLITPNIPNEEIPVGKDEEDNLEIKRYGEIRKFDFEPQPHWDLATNLDILDFDRASKITGPRFTVYKGLGARLERILINFMSDLHAHEHGYTEIIPPYIVNGESMLATGQFPKFKDDAFKILDERDLYLNPTAEVPTINMHRNETLKAEELPIKYTAFTTAFRQEAGSAGRDTRGIIRQHQFNKVELIKFTKPENSAKELEEMLKNSEKVLKLLNLPYRVVTLCTGDLGFSMRKTYDIEVWLPSYNTYREIGSISNAEDYQARRANIKFKRDPKAKSEFVHTLNGSGLAVGRTVVAILENYQQKDGTIKIPEVLVPYMRTEVIK; encoded by the coding sequence ATGTTAGACATTAAAAAAATAAGAGAAAACACGGAATTTTATATTGAACTACTAAATCGTCGTGGAGGAGATTTTTCCTATTTGCACGACCTGGTAAAAAAAGATAGTAGGAGAAGAGAAATAATACTTGAAGTAGAACAAGTAAAAGCAAAAAGAAATGAATTAAGTAAATTGATAGGTAACTATAAAAGAGAGAAAAAAGATACTAAGGAATTATTTGAAAGTATAACTAATACTGGAAAAAATATTGGTGATTTGGAACAAGAACTAAAAAGAAATGAAGAAGAAATTCATGAAGGTTTATTGATTACTCCAAACATTCCAAATGAGGAAATACCAGTTGGAAAAGATGAAGAAGACAATTTGGAAATCAAGAGATATGGAGAGATAAGAAAGTTTGATTTTGAACCTCAACCTCACTGGGATTTGGCTACAAACCTTGACATCTTAGATTTTGATAGAGCTAGTAAAATTACTGGTCCACGCTTCACTGTTTATAAAGGACTAGGAGCAAGACTAGAAAGAATACTAATAAATTTTATGTCAGATTTACACGCTCACGAGCATGGATATACAGAAATTATTCCACCATATATTGTTAATGGTGAATCAATGCTTGCAACTGGACAATTCCCAAAATTTAAAGATGATGCTTTCAAGATTTTGGATGAAAGAGATTTATATTTAAATCCAACAGCTGAAGTACCAACTATTAATATGCATAGAAATGAAACTCTAAAAGCAGAGGAATTACCAATTAAGTATACAGCTTTCACAACTGCTTTTCGTCAAGAAGCAGGAAGTGCTGGACGTGACACTAGAGGAATTATTCGCCAACATCAGTTTAATAAAGTTGAATTAATTAAATTCACAAAACCTGAGAATTCAGCAAAAGAATTAGAAGAAATGTTAAAGAACAGTGAAAAAGTATTAAAACTTCTAAACTTACCATATCGAGTAGTAACTTTATGTACTGGAGATTTAGGTTTCAGCATGAGAAAAACTTATGATATAGAGGTTTGGTTACCTTCTTATAACACATATAGAGAGATTGGTAGTATTTCTAACGCCGAGGATTACCAAGCTAGAAGAGCTAATATTAAGTTTAAACGAGATCCAAAAGCAAAATCTGAATTTGTCCACACATTAAATGGAAGTGGATTAGCAGTTGGAAGAACTGTAGTAGCAATATTAGAAAACTATCAACAAAAAGATGGTACAATTAAAATACCAGAAGTTTTAGTTCCATATATGAGAACTGAAGTAATTAAATAG
- the gyrA gene encoding DNA gyrase subunit A has product MEENVKYDNIKEINISTEMKASFLSYAMSVIVSRALPDVRDGLKPVHRRILYGMDELGVYPDKSYKKSARIVGDVMGKYHPHGDSSIYDAMVRMAQTFSYRYPLVNGHGNFGSIDGDGAAAMRYTESKMMKITTEMLADIKKDTIDFVDNYDGSEREPSVLPAKFPNLLVNGATGIAVGMATNIPPHNLNEVIDGILAYIDNPEITVDEIMMYIKGPDFPTGGTIMGMTNLRRAYETGNGSIKIRAKAEIIEHKNGKKSIIITEIPYQVNKSRLIEKIAELAKEKRIEGITDLRDESNRKGIRVVIELRKDINAEVTLNNLYKFTPLQTSFGINMLALVNNEPKVLPIIDTLKYYVEHQIKVLTRKTQFELNKAKNRAHILEGLIVALDHIDEVIATIRNSYDDAEAQLMSKFDLSSEQTKAILEMRLRRLSGLERERLEKELEELTLLISDLEFILANEDKKYEMIREQLLEIKEKFGDERRSDISLSLDLDIEDEDLIPVEDVIITITSSGYCKRMNTEVYKTQNRGGKGMKGIKTNEDDVVEHLINTSTHDFILFFTTKGRVYKMKGYKVPNYGRTSKGLPIVNLLNLDDGEDLAAVAKISDFDSEDFLFFVTKRGVVKRTPVTDFKNIRTTGIKAINLREEDELLAVRLTDGDRDVIIGASNGKAIRFHESTARAMGRVASGVRGILLGDADEVVGFTIVTEERTQILVVTENGYGKRTQVDEYRQQNRGGKGVKTLNITEKNGQLTKLRSVVGDEDLIITTTKGMIIRLPIEQIATSKRATQGVRLIKLNEGHKVATIAIVPKTEDEFDEEIQPENTENNVETVVENTEIAAENLIDNKE; this is encoded by the coding sequence ATGGAAGAAAATGTTAAATATGACAATATAAAAGAAATAAACATCTCCACAGAGATGAAAGCATCATTTTTAAGTTATGCAATGAGCGTTATCGTTTCTCGTGCTTTACCAGATGTTAGAGACGGTTTAAAACCTGTACATAGAAGAATATTGTACGGAATGGATGAACTTGGTGTATATCCTGACAAATCATATAAGAAATCGGCTCGTATTGTTGGGGACGTAATGGGGAAATACCATCCTCATGGTGACTCATCAATCTATGATGCAATGGTTCGTATGGCACAAACATTTAGTTATCGTTATCCATTAGTTAATGGACATGGTAACTTTGGTTCTATTGATGGAGATGGCGCAGCAGCAATGCGTTATACCGAATCAAAAATGATGAAAATAACAACAGAAATGTTAGCTGATATTAAAAAAGATACAATTGATTTTGTTGATAATTATGATGGTTCTGAAAGAGAACCAAGTGTATTACCAGCTAAGTTTCCTAACTTATTAGTTAATGGTGCTACAGGAATAGCTGTAGGTATGGCAACCAACATACCACCACATAACTTAAATGAAGTAATTGATGGTATATTGGCATATATTGACAATCCAGAAATTACTGTTGATGAAATCATGATGTATATTAAAGGACCAGATTTTCCAACTGGTGGAACAATCATGGGAATGACTAATTTACGTCGCGCTTATGAGACTGGAAACGGCTCTATTAAGATAAGAGCTAAAGCTGAGATAATTGAACACAAAAACGGAAAAAAATCAATTATTATCACTGAAATACCATATCAAGTTAATAAATCAAGACTGATTGAAAAAATAGCAGAGTTAGCAAAAGAGAAAAGAATTGAAGGAATAACAGATTTACGAGATGAATCAAATCGTAAAGGAATTAGAGTAGTAATAGAACTAAGAAAAGACATAAATGCAGAAGTTACTCTAAATAACTTGTACAAATTTACACCCCTTCAAACTTCATTTGGAATTAACATGCTTGCTCTTGTTAATAATGAACCTAAAGTTTTACCAATTATTGACACATTAAAATATTATGTAGAACATCAAATAAAAGTATTAACCAGAAAAACCCAATTTGAGCTAAACAAAGCGAAAAATAGAGCTCACATCTTAGAAGGATTAATTGTTGCTTTAGATCACATTGATGAAGTTATAGCTACAATTAGAAATTCATATGATGATGCTGAAGCACAATTAATGTCTAAATTTGATTTATCAAGTGAACAAACTAAAGCAATTCTTGAAATGAGATTACGTCGTCTTTCAGGTCTTGAAAGAGAAAGACTAGAAAAAGAATTAGAAGAATTAACACTATTAATTAGTGATTTAGAGTTCATTTTAGCTAATGAAGATAAAAAATACGAAATGATTAGAGAACAATTACTTGAAATTAAAGAAAAATTTGGAGATGAAAGAAGAAGTGATATCAGTTTATCATTAGATCTAGACATTGAAGATGAAGATTTAATTCCAGTTGAAGATGTAATCATAACAATTACTTCAAGCGGATATTGTAAACGTATGAACACAGAAGTTTATAAAACACAAAACCGTGGGGGTAAAGGAATGAAAGGTATTAAAACCAATGAAGACGATGTTGTTGAACACTTAATCAACACATCAACTCATGATTTTATCCTGTTTTTCACTACTAAAGGTCGAGTTTACAAAATGAAAGGGTACAAAGTCCCTAATTATGGTAGAACATCTAAAGGTTTACCAATTGTGAATCTACTTAATTTGGATGATGGTGAAGATTTAGCAGCAGTTGCTAAGATTAGCGATTTTGATTCAGAAGATTTCTTATTCTTTGTAACTAAACGAGGAGTAGTAAAACGTACTCCTGTAACAGATTTTAAAAATATTAGAACTACAGGTATAAAAGCTATTAATCTACGTGAAGAAGACGAATTACTTGCGGTTAGATTAACTGATGGAGACCGTGATGTAATTATCGGTGCTTCAAACGGTAAAGCTATTCGATTCCACGAATCAACAGCCCGAGCTATGGGTCGAGTTGCTAGTGGAGTAAGAGGTATTTTGCTTGGAGATGCAGACGAAGTAGTAGGTTTCACAATTGTTACTGAAGAAAGAACACAAATTTTAGTAGTAACTGAAAATGGTTATGGGAAAAGAACTCAAGTTGATGAGTATCGTCAACAAAACCGTGGAGGTAAAGGAGTTAAAACTCTAAATATTACCGAGAAAAACGGACAATTAACTAAACTAAGAAGTGTAGTTGGAGATGAAGATTTAATTATTACAACTACTAAAGGTATGATCATTAGATTACCAATTGAACAAATAGCAACTTCAAAACGTGCAACACAAGGTGTAAGATTGATAAAATTAAACGAAGGACATAAAGTAGCTACCATCGCAATTGTCCCAAAAACAGAAGATGAGTTTGATGAAGAAATACAACCAGAAAATACTGAGAATAATGTTGAAACTGTTGTAGAAAACACGGAAATAGCTGCGGAAAATTTAATAGATAATAAAGAGTAA